A stretch of Myroides oncorhynchi DNA encodes these proteins:
- a CDS encoding deoxyhypusine synthase family protein, with translation MENRGPISQFMAHNYRHFNAATVVDAAQGFEKFLDEGGKMLISLAGAMSTAELGISLAEMIRQDKVAIISCTGANLEEDIMNLVAHSHYKRIPNYRDLTPQDELELLENKYNRVTDTCIPEEEAFRRIQSHIEKIWKDSEAAGESYFPHEYMYKLLLSGVLEEHYEIDPKNSWMLAAAEKNLPIVVPGWEDSTMGNIFASYVIKGELKSRTVNSGIDYMVWLADWYKNNAVDHGVGFFQIGGGIAGDFAMCVAPMWAQDLEDDSVLRWRYYCQITDSTTSFGSYSGCIPNEKITWGKLDVDTPSYVIESDATIVAPLIFSWVLKQ, from the coding sequence ATGGAAAATAGAGGACCTATTTCTCAATTTATGGCGCATAACTACCGCCATTTCAATGCAGCGACAGTAGTAGATGCCGCTCAGGGATTTGAAAAGTTTTTAGATGAAGGAGGGAAGATGCTTATTTCTCTTGCAGGTGCGATGAGTACTGCTGAGTTAGGGATCTCATTAGCAGAGATGATTAGACAAGATAAAGTGGCTATTATCTCGTGTACAGGAGCGAACTTAGAAGAGGATATTATGAACTTAGTAGCGCATTCTCACTATAAGAGAATACCTAATTATAGAGATTTGACCCCACAGGATGAGTTAGAATTACTAGAGAATAAATATAACCGTGTGACAGATACTTGTATTCCTGAAGAAGAAGCATTCAGAAGAATACAGAGCCATATTGAGAAGATTTGGAAAGACAGTGAAGCGGCAGGTGAGAGCTATTTTCCACACGAATATATGTATAAGTTATTATTAAGCGGAGTGTTAGAAGAGCATTACGAGATTGATCCAAAGAACTCTTGGATGCTTGCTGCTGCCGAAAAAAACTTACCAATCGTAGTTCCGGGTTGGGAAGACTCTACGATGGGGAATATCTTCGCTTCGTATGTAATCAAGGGAGAACTAAAATCAAGAACAGTAAATAGCGGTATCGATTATATGGTTTGGCTTGCTGACTGGTATAAGAACAATGCAGTAGACCACGGAGTTGGTTTCTTCCAAATCGGAGGGGGAATCGCAGGAGATTTCGCAATGTGTGTAGCACCGATGTGGGCACAGGATTTAGAGGATGACTCAGTATTAAGATGGAGATACTACTGTCAGATCACTGACTCGACTACTTCTTTTGGATCATACTCAGGATGTATTCCTAATGAGAAAATCACTTGGGGAAAATTAGATGTAGACACTCCTAGTTACGTAATTGAATCAGACGCTACTATCGTTGCACCATTAATATTCTCGTGGGTATTAAAACAATAA
- a CDS encoding AraC family transcriptional regulator, whose product MRWLLLLLFVPFLSLGQSVHFKTITTRDGLSNNSINCIANHTDGSVWLGTWDGLNLYDGKQIRVFKHNPQDNNSIGGNDIYALLRDKQDRLWVLTDGKQLSLYLDDNTFENFRFKGTPQVLSIDAKGNILVQLDTKQWYRYDGERFIVAHQKQAGEVSKFLVSDARKKSPQHADNAVFLGHVRDYFKELTINAITTEDNGNIWIGTKTQGIYLVKKIGQSYSIIEHHKVDPQNPFSLLSNEVMVLHNDQYGNIWVGTKDGGVSILPRINASVDYIYAHPSKQPHLPYETIRAIAVDQLGGKWLGFYTQGLYYQKDKNSPFKPIVIRKQQENEDWKRVRSIYADTQGALWVGTYGGVVRINGDKQEFFQEGITPCFYKNRTYTFAEDANHALWMGSWGGVSKFNMLTHTFEPIINQDKLSKYHIRHISILNNQLILSTEEHGVVFYNCLSGEINTLNQTNGLLGNSVFSTYADAFTGDLWVATLGGISVFDTDNKLKQQIKEQDGLPSHLIYSLTPFREDIWISTTKGIATINKKTFDVLNYSNYIGWQGLEFSEGAYSQNKAGLLLYGGNKGLNIIDPTQINQYDNIPQFKVLFNGMSVSNEHIVRFNPEENKLQLALYPIGFNQYPINQFEYRIVGLFDDWRALPQKDIHLDDLDHKFYRIEIRDTVDSENKVIYTLSFDIEKPYFLQPYFIIAFVVLLGLLILWRVRVKQRAMRKREVELKKQVRDRTREVEAQKTNLANKNSQLSELNQAIKQQQEELLALHSKLKNEDIEMENFRIFLLSRIKKPIVNTLATLEELNVDASKKEELVKVYDLVREWDYIEQVNDFDSGELVSVDLFVFIEYLKEEWSTVREKFGITLNIENDLVSKWVEVDLLRIKLLLRYLLFECCKYMDINQVINVRFSIRESLVCIDIQSDSKTLLTFWNDNRSFSPYYRAFDSLLQSLKGTIEGNEVDTFDLGLTIPVLCSSNESKQGKEANWNEFLEELQVLPKDKMNILVYSKEEDKPIVKQLIGFNQEANIVYNHSVSRVVGNIEHYKYDALVLYNTSLSDRSLSLFSQIKKYAHKQRLIIFYIAEEVDYFLQEQLSQLGVSDFIHLPVSKSTLENKIYKRIGYDKQNKESNTVLWKTNLSDDIAAHLSPNEKLFRKGMEIMNAQFSDASFGIEQLTSDLGISKMKCYRLFKEFLDQSPLEILIEMRLQKARLLIEKGDLTISEVGFECGFNDPKYFSKSFKKRYECSPSYFRSEGTEL is encoded by the coding sequence ATGCGTTGGTTATTACTCTTATTATTCGTTCCTTTTTTATCATTGGGACAAAGCGTTCACTTTAAAACGATTACTACACGAGACGGTCTGTCTAATAATTCTATTAACTGTATTGCTAATCACACAGACGGATCTGTATGGCTAGGTACGTGGGATGGGTTAAATCTCTATGACGGCAAACAGATAAGGGTGTTTAAACATAATCCTCAGGATAATAACTCTATTGGTGGGAATGATATTTATGCCTTATTAAGAGACAAGCAAGACCGCTTATGGGTATTAACAGATGGTAAACAATTGAGTCTTTATTTAGATGATAATACGTTTGAGAACTTCAGGTTTAAAGGAACTCCGCAGGTTTTAAGTATAGATGCAAAGGGAAATATTCTCGTGCAGTTAGATACAAAACAGTGGTATAGGTATGATGGGGAACGCTTTATTGTTGCTCACCAAAAACAAGCGGGTGAAGTGTCTAAATTCTTAGTGTCTGATGCGCGTAAGAAATCACCTCAACACGCTGATAATGCTGTATTCTTAGGACATGTAAGAGACTATTTTAAGGAGTTAACCATCAATGCGATAACCACTGAAGACAATGGTAATATCTGGATAGGAACGAAAACACAGGGTATTTATCTTGTGAAGAAGATAGGTCAGTCGTATAGTATTATAGAGCATCATAAAGTAGATCCACAAAACCCGTTTAGTCTATTGAGTAACGAGGTTATGGTTTTGCACAACGATCAATATGGCAATATCTGGGTGGGGACTAAAGATGGTGGGGTATCTATTTTACCACGTATTAATGCAAGTGTAGATTATATCTATGCACATCCATCAAAACAACCTCATCTGCCTTACGAAACTATTAGAGCTATCGCTGTAGATCAGTTAGGAGGTAAGTGGCTAGGGTTTTACACGCAAGGATTGTATTACCAAAAGGACAAAAACAGCCCATTTAAACCTATCGTCATTCGCAAGCAACAGGAGAACGAAGATTGGAAACGAGTTCGTAGTATTTACGCCGATACGCAAGGAGCTCTTTGGGTAGGAACTTATGGTGGTGTGGTTAGAATTAACGGGGATAAACAAGAGTTTTTCCAAGAGGGAATCACTCCTTGTTTTTACAAAAATAGAACGTATACCTTTGCAGAAGATGCTAATCACGCCTTATGGATGGGGAGTTGGGGAGGCGTGAGCAAGTTTAATATGTTAACCCATACCTTTGAGCCGATTATCAATCAAGATAAACTGAGCAAGTATCACATTAGACATATTTCTATTCTAAATAATCAATTAATCTTATCAACAGAGGAGCATGGCGTAGTCTTTTATAACTGTCTATCGGGAGAGATAAATACACTAAACCAAACCAATGGATTACTTGGTAATAGTGTGTTCTCTACTTATGCAGATGCTTTTACAGGAGACTTGTGGGTAGCGACATTAGGTGGGATATCGGTATTTGACACAGATAATAAGTTAAAACAACAGATTAAAGAACAAGATGGTTTGCCAAGCCATTTGATTTATAGTTTGACTCCCTTTAGAGAAGATATTTGGATTAGTACCACGAAGGGAATTGCGACAATAAATAAGAAGACCTTTGATGTGCTCAACTATAGTAATTATATAGGTTGGCAAGGATTAGAGTTCTCTGAAGGGGCATATAGTCAAAACAAGGCAGGCTTGCTACTTTATGGAGGGAACAAGGGATTGAATATCATTGACCCTACACAAATCAATCAGTATGATAACATCCCACAGTTTAAGGTATTATTTAATGGGATGAGTGTGTCTAACGAGCATATCGTTCGCTTTAATCCCGAAGAGAATAAATTACAATTGGCTTTATATCCCATTGGTTTTAATCAATATCCGATTAATCAGTTTGAGTATAGAATTGTTGGTCTATTTGATGATTGGAGAGCTTTACCACAGAAGGATATTCACCTAGATGATTTGGATCACAAGTTTTACCGAATAGAGATAAGGGATACTGTAGATAGTGAGAATAAGGTTATTTATACCTTGTCTTTTGACATAGAGAAGCCTTATTTCTTACAACCTTACTTTATTATTGCTTTTGTAGTCTTATTAGGGCTCCTTATTCTATGGCGTGTGCGTGTGAAACAACGAGCAATGCGCAAACGTGAGGTGGAGTTAAAGAAGCAAGTTCGAGATCGCACCCGTGAGGTAGAAGCGCAGAAGACTAACTTAGCCAATAAGAATAGCCAATTAAGCGAGTTAAATCAAGCGATTAAACAACAGCAAGAGGAATTGTTAGCATTACACAGCAAGCTAAAGAATGAAGATATCGAGATGGAGAACTTCAGGATATTTTTGCTTTCTCGTATTAAGAAACCCATTGTCAATACACTTGCCACTTTAGAAGAGCTAAATGTAGATGCGAGTAAGAAAGAGGAATTGGTTAAAGTCTATGATCTAGTAAGAGAATGGGATTATATCGAGCAGGTTAACGACTTTGATAGCGGTGAGCTAGTAAGTGTTGATTTGTTTGTCTTTATAGAATATCTAAAAGAAGAGTGGTCTACAGTGAGGGAGAAGTTTGGTATTACCTTAAATATAGAGAATGACTTAGTATCTAAATGGGTAGAGGTAGATCTACTACGCATTAAGTTACTATTGCGCTATTTGCTATTTGAATGCTGTAAATATATGGATATAAATCAGGTAATAAATGTGCGATTCTCTATCAGAGAAAGCCTAGTATGTATAGATATTCAGTCTGATAGTAAGACACTATTGACGTTCTGGAATGATAACAGAAGCTTTAGTCCTTATTACAGAGCCTTTGATTCTCTATTGCAAAGTCTAAAAGGAACTATTGAAGGGAATGAGGTAGATACTTTTGATCTTGGGCTGACGATACCTGTGCTGTGTTCTTCTAATGAAAGCAAGCAGGGTAAAGAGGCAAATTGGAACGAGTTTTTAGAAGAACTTCAAGTCTTGCCAAAAGACAAAATGAACATATTAGTGTATTCGAAAGAAGAAGATAAGCCTATCGTTAAACAATTAATAGGGTTTAATCAAGAGGCTAATATCGTGTATAATCACAGTGTTAGTAGGGTAGTAGGGAATATAGAGCATTATAAGTATGATGCACTAGTGCTGTATAACACTTCTTTGTCAGATCGCTCTTTATCTCTGTTCTCACAGATTAAGAAGTATGCTCATAAGCAACGTCTGATTATCTTCTATATAGCTGAAGAGGTAGATTATTTCCTTCAAGAGCAACTAAGTCAACTAGGAGTAAGTGATTTTATCCATCTACCTGTGAGCAAATCTACTCTAGAGAATAAGATATATAAACGCATTGGATACGATAAACAAAACAAAGAGAGCAATACTGTCTTGTGGAAGACAAATTTATCTGACGATATCGCTGCACATCTATCTCCTAATGAGAAACTGTTTAGAAAGGGGATGGAAATTATGAATGCACAGTTTAGTGATGCGAGTTTTGGCATCGAGCAGTTGACCTCTGATTTGGGAATTTCAAAAATGAAGTGCTATAGATTATTTAAGGAGTTCTTAGACCAATCACCGTTAGAAATATTAATCGAAATGCGATTACAGAAAGCCCGCTTACTTATAGAAAAAGGAGACTTGACGATATCAGAGGTTGGTTTTGAATGTGGATTTAACGACCCTAAGTACTTTAGTAAATCGTTCAAGAAACGCTATGAGTGCAGTCCTTCTTATTTTAGAAGTGAAGGCACTGAGCTATAA
- a CDS encoding SusC/RagA family TonB-linked outer membrane protein, translated as MKRHFLVWMLCIGGSTFLHAQVIVKGKVTGKSDGLPVSFATVIANKDNSTWATTDADGNFMLELKADAGTLAVEYLGYQPKTINYKGAQLVSIVLEQDSNILDEVVLIGYGASKKKDITTSIATVDNIDKLASRPVSNLSDFLQGQVAGVTVTQQGGDPSGTSKMVIRGSGSLANETPLTVVDGVPYYGPAISPNDIESVSILKDAAAAAIYGAQAASGVIVITTKKGVKGDPSVTLNMYTGFSNATNLPTPLDAKGQAWAYNTAADNSGAPRQSAHNAALNPWGQETRTNWMDEIFRTAAMYNADASISGATDKSNYLVSFGYNKKEGTLIGTFAERYNFRVKTDTKLTDKVTIGENVYYSNTNAIGTNTSSSYSGSVISALYMPSAAPVYDADGKFGGVVPHELAQFAGAYGDVFNPVALLLRPTTSNPTNFLNANVYLNYEIVDGLSFKTSYSFDYTSNKYKKFTPKAPELGRTNLNNYLFESNYEKTHWIWDNQITYHKTFGKHDINATAIHSAQKTNYDFYSIQGEGFSSEESFNQYMGNASIMRKPVTETYEDALTSIIGRVMYNFDDKYFVSGSLRKDTTSRLAKNNQSEVFPSASVGWRISQENFFNVPAISELKLRASWGQIGNVNSVGYYSFDVPLSTTDIIMGEDGMLTGKGTYINRQSNPNLKWETSESVDIGVDAAFFNGRLNLVADYFSKRTKGMIIPGLEDAHHGTAAADVNGGEVLNKGLELSLSYNDNIGDLNYKLFGNVSFLKNELVNLNGYNQSGIDYIAHTDNVRGILNPYRSVVGKSLYSTHLVPYLGIFQSQAEVDAYRGKNGNLIQPNAKPGDFKFADSNGDGKIDNNDKEFMDAYMPKITYSFGLNLEYKNWDVSMFFQGVGDVKVFNGYKFTAYNASLQGYNLDSRVQNAWTPENTNTNIARLSTKDDNQNYGTTSSWYLEDASYLRLKNLTIGYTLPKSIMNALSTKSSLRIFMSGDNLFTITGYKGLDPEVGGIGLDVATYPISRTISGGFLFTF; from the coding sequence ATGAAAAGACATTTCTTAGTCTGGATGCTATGTATAGGAGGCAGCACATTCCTACATGCACAAGTAATAGTAAAAGGAAAAGTAACAGGTAAAAGCGATGGCTTACCAGTTTCTTTTGCTACAGTAATCGCTAATAAGGATAATTCTACTTGGGCAACAACAGATGCCGATGGTAATTTTATGTTAGAGCTAAAAGCTGATGCAGGTACCTTAGCTGTAGAGTATTTAGGATATCAGCCTAAAACAATTAACTATAAAGGTGCACAACTAGTAAGTATCGTACTTGAGCAAGATAGCAATATCTTAGATGAGGTAGTACTAATCGGTTATGGAGCTTCTAAGAAGAAAGACATTACCACATCTATCGCTACAGTGGATAATATCGATAAGCTAGCTTCTAGACCTGTGTCTAATTTAAGTGATTTCTTACAAGGACAAGTAGCAGGGGTGACCGTTACACAACAAGGTGGAGATCCATCAGGTACAAGTAAGATGGTTATTCGTGGTTCAGGTTCATTAGCTAATGAGACGCCGCTTACTGTAGTAGATGGGGTTCCTTATTATGGTCCTGCGATTAGCCCAAATGATATAGAGTCTGTATCGATCTTAAAAGATGCAGCTGCAGCTGCTATCTATGGAGCACAAGCTGCTTCTGGGGTAATCGTGATTACAACTAAGAAAGGAGTAAAGGGTGACCCTAGTGTTACATTGAATATGTATACAGGTTTCTCTAATGCTACTAATCTACCTACACCATTAGATGCTAAAGGTCAGGCTTGGGCGTATAATACCGCTGCTGACAACTCTGGTGCACCTAGACAGTCTGCTCATAACGCAGCACTTAATCCTTGGGGTCAAGAAACTAGAACCAATTGGATGGATGAAATATTTAGAACAGCGGCAATGTATAACGCTGATGCTAGTATCTCTGGAGCTACAGATAAAAGTAATTACTTAGTATCATTTGGTTATAATAAGAAAGAGGGAACACTGATAGGGACTTTCGCAGAGCGTTATAATTTCAGAGTAAAGACAGATACGAAACTTACAGATAAAGTCACAATAGGAGAGAATGTATATTACTCTAATACCAATGCCATAGGGACTAATACAAGTAGTTCTTACTCAGGAAGTGTGATTAGCGCTTTATATATGCCTTCTGCAGCGCCTGTATATGATGCAGATGGAAAGTTTGGAGGGGTAGTACCTCACGAGTTAGCTCAGTTCGCAGGAGCATATGGAGATGTATTTAATCCGGTTGCGTTGTTATTAAGACCTACAACGTCTAATCCTACTAATTTCCTAAATGCCAATGTATATTTAAACTACGAAATCGTAGATGGACTATCGTTCAAAACATCTTATAGCTTTGATTATACAAGTAACAAATACAAGAAGTTTACACCTAAAGCACCTGAGTTAGGAAGAACAAACTTAAACAACTACTTATTTGAAAGTAATTACGAGAAGACACATTGGATTTGGGATAACCAAATAACGTATCACAAGACTTTTGGCAAGCACGACATTAATGCTACAGCTATTCACTCTGCTCAAAAAACGAACTATGACTTCTATTCTATACAAGGGGAAGGCTTTAGTAGTGAAGAGTCTTTTAATCAATATATGGGGAACGCCTCTATTATGCGTAAGCCTGTTACAGAAACATACGAAGACGCATTGACTTCTATCATCGGACGTGTGATGTATAACTTTGACGATAAATACTTCGTATCAGGGAGTTTGCGTAAAGATACTACTTCTCGTTTAGCTAAGAATAATCAGTCTGAAGTATTTCCTTCTGCTTCTGTGGGATGGAGAATTTCACAAGAGAATTTCTTTAATGTACCTGCGATTAGTGAGTTAAAACTAAGAGCGTCTTGGGGACAGATAGGTAACGTTAACTCAGTGGGGTATTACTCTTTTGACGTGCCATTGAGTACTACAGATATCATTATGGGAGAAGATGGTATGCTAACAGGTAAGGGAACTTATATTAATAGACAGTCTAACCCTAACCTTAAATGGGAAACATCAGAGTCTGTGGATATCGGAGTAGATGCGGCATTCTTTAACGGGCGTTTAAACTTGGTAGCGGATTACTTTAGTAAGCGTACAAAAGGGATGATTATTCCTGGATTAGAAGACGCGCACCACGGTACTGCAGCAGCAGATGTTAACGGTGGAGAAGTATTAAATAAAGGATTAGAGTTGTCATTAAGTTATAATGATAATATCGGTGATCTTAACTATAAGTTGTTTGGTAACGTGAGTTTCTTAAAGAACGAATTAGTGAATTTGAACGGATATAATCAGAGTGGAATTGATTATATCGCACACACAGATAACGTAAGAGGTATACTTAACCCTTATCGTTCAGTAGTGGGCAAATCACTTTATTCAACTCACTTGGTTCCGTATTTAGGAATCTTCCAATCACAAGCTGAAGTAGACGCTTACAGAGGAAAGAACGGTAATTTAATCCAACCTAACGCTAAACCAGGTGACTTCAAGTTTGCTGATTCTAATGGGGATGGTAAGATAGATAATAATGATAAAGAGTTTATGGACGCTTATATGCCTAAGATCACTTATAGCTTTGGTTTAAACCTAGAGTATAAGAATTGGGATGTGAGTATGTTCTTCCAAGGTGTAGGTGATGTGAAGGTATTTAACGGATATAAGTTCACTGCTTATAACGCGTCATTACAAGGGTACAACTTAGATAGTAGAGTACAGAATGCATGGACACCTGAGAATACAAATACGAATATCGCTAGATTATCTACTAAAGATGACAACCAAAACTACGGTACTACTTCTAGCTGGTATTTAGAGGATGCGTCATATTTGCGCTTAAAGAACTTAACGATAGGATACACTTTACCAAAGAGTATTATGAATGCCTTATCTACTAAGTCTAGCTTGAGAATCTTTATGTCAGGAGATAACTTATTTACTATTACAGGATATAAAGGTTTAGATCCTGAAGTAGGTGGAATAGGTCTAGATGTAGCAACATATCCTATCTCTCGTACCATATCAGGTGGTTTCTTATTTACTTTTTAA
- a CDS encoding RagB/SusD family nutrient uptake outer membrane protein, translated as MKKYNLSKYSLVLGFSTILSLGACSSDFTELDPKGSTSYENYWKSEQDAVEAANSLYQMMNQDEMFGRGFFWYINASDDMVTGRLNATADNIKNFNMNGDENYVNGIYQNAYKVIRRANDIIVNVPGMKISESLKTRILGEAYFMRGFFYFWLAHTYGDNGQNGGVPIITEANMSQPAGSFKRPASVVENYDHIVKDLTKAAELLPLFTSYSADNYGRAHKDAALAYIAKTNLYWAQYDKSRYAEVIKYADAVTNSGSNRALVNTGNPAKDYRELHSYKNNWKSEYIWSVNSGIEGGSILPGCMLENKGWGAYNGWGYYTPTEGLFQEFEKGDARRKVTLLTFGDEFSYFGKTRRYASENSLSGLQFNKYMAEYATEDALGKFINTNGDKPTTTYNVPLMRYAEILLIKAEAQIMSGQSGDDALNQVRVRAGLPTKTGATMADLKHERRVELAGEFANRHFDLVRWGDAKEAYGKPLYGRVHKDRSNPDSPYTVSEVWKARNFDTSKMHVWPIPNRAVQSSGIKQNVGW; from the coding sequence ATGAAAAAATACAACTTATCTAAATATAGTCTAGTATTAGGTTTTTCGACTATTTTATCACTAGGCGCGTGTAGTTCTGATTTTACAGAATTAGATCCAAAGGGAAGTACATCGTATGAGAACTATTGGAAAAGTGAGCAAGATGCAGTAGAAGCAGCCAATAGCTTATACCAAATGATGAATCAGGACGAAATGTTCGGTAGAGGGTTCTTCTGGTATATTAATGCTTCTGATGATATGGTGACAGGACGTCTAAATGCAACTGCTGATAATATCAAGAACTTTAATATGAATGGGGATGAAAACTATGTCAATGGTATTTATCAGAATGCATATAAAGTAATCCGCAGAGCGAATGACATTATCGTGAATGTTCCTGGGATGAAAATAAGTGAGTCTCTTAAAACTAGGATTCTAGGGGAAGCGTATTTTATGAGAGGGTTCTTTTATTTCTGGTTAGCGCACACTTATGGAGATAATGGACAGAATGGTGGAGTGCCTATTATTACAGAGGCTAATATGTCTCAGCCTGCGGGTAGTTTTAAAAGACCTGCTAGTGTAGTGGAGAACTATGATCATATCGTTAAGGACTTGACTAAAGCAGCGGAATTATTGCCATTGTTTACGTCTTATTCTGCTGATAATTATGGTAGAGCACATAAAGATGCAGCCCTTGCTTATATCGCTAAGACTAACTTATACTGGGCACAGTATGACAAATCTAGATATGCTGAAGTAATTAAGTATGCAGATGCAGTTACTAATTCTGGATCTAATAGAGCTTTAGTGAATACAGGTAATCCTGCGAAAGATTACAGAGAACTGCACAGTTATAAAAACAACTGGAAAAGTGAGTATATCTGGTCTGTGAACTCAGGTATCGAAGGAGGAAGTATCTTGCCAGGATGTATGCTTGAGAATAAAGGATGGGGTGCTTATAACGGTTGGGGATATTATACACCAACAGAAGGGTTATTCCAAGAATTTGAGAAAGGGGATGCACGTAGAAAGGTAACTTTATTGACTTTCGGAGATGAGTTTTCTTACTTTGGAAAAACAAGAAGATATGCATCAGAGAATTCATTATCAGGACTTCAGTTTAATAAGTATATGGCAGAGTATGCTACAGAAGATGCTCTAGGGAAGTTTATCAATACCAATGGGGATAAACCAACAACGACGTATAATGTGCCTTTAATGCGTTATGCGGAGATCTTATTAATAAAGGCAGAAGCACAGATTATGTCTGGACAGAGTGGGGATGATGCGTTAAACCAAGTGCGTGTACGTGCAGGGCTACCAACTAAAACTGGAGCTACTATGGCTGATTTAAAACACGAAAGACGAGTAGAGTTAGCAGGGGAGTTTGCAAATAGGCACTTTGACTTAGTGAGATGGGGTGATGCTAAGGAGGCTTATGGCAAGCCACTTTATGGACGTGTTCACAAGGACCGTTCTAACCCTGATTCACCATACACAGTATCAGAAGTATGGAAGGCAAGAAACTTTGATACAAGTAAAATGCACGTATGGCCTATTCCTAATAGAGCAGTACAATCATCAGGTATCAAACAAAATGTAGGTTGGTAA